Proteins encoded by one window of Anaerosalibacter sp. Marseille-P3206:
- the gspE gene encoding type II secretion system ATPase GspE yields the protein MNNNMKLGDLLVYAGKITDEQLKESLNEQKKSYKRLGEVLVNKGFVTEKDIIEVLEFQLGIPHVDLEKYSIDPNIAKMIPENLARRYELIALDKKRDYLIVAMVDPLNIFAIDDIKISTGYEIQPVISDKKYIINAIEKYYKEETTKKLLEEFEDSYYTSEIEEIAEEELLDVNSAPVVKLVNSIISQAVKMKSSDIHIEPFANEIKVRFRIDGDLQEIMILPKKSLSAIITRVKIMGKMDIAEKRVPQDGRIESIIQGKEIDMRISTLPTVYGEKIVIRLLDRSSFMYSKEELGFVPSDLKIVNKIMKQPYGIILVTGPTGSGKTTTLYTVLRELNSPEKNIITVEDPVEYKLQGINQVQVNNKAGLTFASGLRSILRQDPDIIMVGEIRDSETAQIAVRAAITGHLVLSTLHTNDTASSIARLVDMGIEPYLISSAVIGILSQRLVKRLCNNCKIPYEANSTEKAILGINTNENLVLYKGKGCNNCNNGYKGRTAIHEVMPIDEEIRELIDRRATTDEIKNTAIKKGMTTLLDKVNQLALDGTTTIDEVLRVGYTLG from the coding sequence ATGAATAATAATATGAAATTAGGAGATTTACTGGTTTATGCTGGGAAAATTACAGATGAACAGTTAAAAGAGAGTTTAAATGAACAAAAAAAATCTTATAAAAGATTAGGAGAAGTATTAGTTAATAAGGGATTTGTAACTGAAAAAGATATTATCGAAGTATTGGAGTTTCAACTTGGAATACCTCATGTAGATTTAGAAAAATATAGTATAGATCCTAATATTGCTAAAATGATACCAGAAAATTTAGCTAGAAGATATGAGTTAATTGCCTTAGATAAAAAAAGAGATTATTTAATAGTAGCTATGGTAGATCCATTAAATATATTTGCAATAGATGATATCAAAATATCTACTGGCTATGAAATTCAACCTGTTATATCAGATAAAAAATATATTATAAATGCTATCGAGAAATATTATAAAGAAGAAACCACTAAAAAACTACTTGAAGAGTTTGAAGACTCCTACTATACATCTGAAATAGAAGAAATTGCAGAAGAGGAGTTACTTGATGTCAATAGTGCGCCTGTTGTAAAGTTGGTTAATTCAATTATTAGTCAAGCTGTAAAAATGAAATCTAGCGATATACATATAGAACCTTTTGCCAATGAAATAAAAGTAAGATTTAGAATTGATGGAGATTTACAAGAAATAATGATATTACCTAAAAAAAGCTTATCTGCTATAATTACTAGGGTTAAGATAATGGGTAAAATGGATATTGCTGAGAAGAGAGTCCCTCAGGATGGTAGAATAGAAAGCATTATTCAAGGAAAGGAAATAGACATGCGTATTTCCACATTACCTACAGTATATGGAGAGAAAATAGTAATCAGATTATTAGACAGAAGTAGTTTTATGTATTCAAAAGAGGAATTAGGTTTTGTTCCTTCAGATTTAAAAATAGTAAATAAGATCATGAAACAACCTTATGGGATAATTCTAGTGACAGGTCCAACAGGAAGTGGAAAAACTACAACATTGTATACTGTATTAAGAGAATTAAATAGTCCAGAAAAAAACATTATCACAGTTGAAGATCCTGTAGAGTATAAACTTCAAGGAATCAATCAAGTTCAAGTAAATAATAAAGCTGGGTTAACCTTTGCAAGTGGACTTAGATCAATATTGAGACAAGACCCAGACATCATAATGGTTGGAGAAATAAGGGATTCAGAAACAGCTCAGATAGCTGTAAGAGCAGCCATAACAGGGCATTTAGTATTATCTACACTTCATACTAATGATACTGCTTCAAGTATTGCTAGGCTTGTAGATATGGGGATTGAACCATATTTAATATCTTCTGCAGTAATTGGAATATTGTCCCAGAGACTTGTAAAAAGACTTTGCAATAATTGCAAGATTCCTTATGAGGCTAACAGTACAGAAAAAGCAATATTAGGCATAAATACTAATGAAAACTTAGTATTATATAAAGGAAAAGGTTGTAATAATTGTAATAATGGCTATAAGGGTAGAACTGCTATTCATGAAGTAATGCCAATAGATGAAGAAATAAGGGAGCTAATTGATAGAAGAGCAACTACTGATGAAATCAAAAATACAGCTATAAAAAAGGGAATGACAACTTTATTAGATAAAGTTAATCAACTAGCTTTGGATGGAACAACTACTATTGATGAAGTCTTAAGGGTAGGATATACATTAGGATAG
- a CDS encoding type II secretion system protein, translating into MFEWFVKKLCKDNRGFTLIELVVVIAILAILAFIAVPKLAGTTDKAAVSAHNANVRTLESAASMCIAEEGKPKTDITWGGTKTSGEAYKWEDYIQEWPTVPESLVGKTWLKSEDDTVGITINQNYKVIIYKNGTIEVQTGSTKTGKIINKTK; encoded by the coding sequence ATGTTTGAATGGTTTGTAAAGAAGTTGTGTAAGGATAATAGGGGATTTACACTTATTGAGTTGGTAGTAGTTATTGCTATATTAGCAATTTTAGCTTTTATAGCAGTACCTAAATTAGCTGGCACAACGGATAAAGCAGCAGTTAGTGCACATAACGCAAATGTTAGAACTCTTGAAAGTGCTGCAAGTATGTGTATTGCAGAAGAAGGTAAACCTAAAACAGATATCACATGGGGTGGTACTAAAACATCGGGTGAAGCTTATAAATGGGAAGATTATATTCAAGAATGGCCAACTGTTCCCGAATCATTAGTAGGCAAAACATGGTTAAAATCTGAAGATGATACAGTTGGGATTACAATTAATCAAAATTATAAAGTTATAATTTATAAAAATGGTACAATTGAAGTTCAAACTGGAAGTACCAAAACTGGAAAAATTATCAACAAAACAAAATAG
- a CDS encoding YhcN/YlaJ family sporulation lipoprotein, with product MKNKKIAIFAVFVLVFTLVGAACQTRTSQKPNVGNERIQNRLARDNNRTRNNNRLNTNIDNDLNNDLNNDLDNDIRNDNMTRNTRFNTASNRAEKIAKKVSNLNEVNSATVVLSGNTALVGINMKNNLEGKMTNNLKNKVEKIVKDTDNNIKTVSVTADADLYKRLSNMARDIRTGKPVSGFAREIQEILRRITPSM from the coding sequence TTGAAAAATAAAAAAATAGCTATTTTTGCGGTTTTTGTTTTAGTTTTTACTTTAGTTGGAGCTGCTTGTCAAACTAGAACATCTCAAAAACCTAATGTTGGAAATGAAAGGATTCAAAACAGACTTGCAAGAGATAATAACAGAACAAGAAATAACAATAGACTCAATACCAATATTGATAATGACTTAAATAATGACTTAAATAATGATTTAGATAATGACATTAGAAATGACAATATGACTAGAAACACAAGATTTAACACAGCATCAAATAGAGCAGAAAAAATAGCTAAAAAAGTTTCAAATTTAAATGAAGTAAATAGTGCTACTGTTGTACTCTCTGGCAACACAGCTTTGGTAGGAATTAATATGAAAAATAACTTAGAAGGAAAAATGACAAATAATCTAAAAAATAAAGTAGAAAAAATAGTTAAAGACACTGATAATAATATTAAGACAGTAAGTGTAACAGCAGACGCAGATTTATATAAAAGATTAAGCAATATGGCAAGGGACATACGTACTGGAAAACCTGTTTCAGGATTTGCTAGGGAAATTCAAGAAATACTTCGTAGAATAACACCAAGTATGTAA
- a CDS encoding type II secretion system protein gives MKLKYNNKRGMTLVEVIVAIALIGIISISLLPMFVLSTRSNKRNEVKMNAMNIAYSQMEWIKGLKYDDIGCSPNGIIEENKYMNKSETIQLNGIEYTINTNVTWQKATSLLQGEIGEATKKVEVTVYLKNNNDECAALDTLITYEHEGEPQKPGNVYVYVFMKNNDNPVPGLNIKLENSNKKRLTDREGLATFGDLGDGEYTIIPEAKDDIMFEPTEVIDNNYFTSTIVSIKKDSREEKFYGEYPVFLNINENFQDIYIWLQPDENSITPPDNILPEEIDDYMKITKPLTSINNTKLWWKWEYKYEVYQQNTDNKYFLLDKESNELWDGSFEEPRDENNVKVVNLGLGLNPETEVEILNLNGDRQIVMGLEFSAPVKLIGELQFSINDGPIENEYEIQNIYNDGYSKKIIIKFSDEANNLIIDDNSTIEIKNPEVLVDKYGIKLAKSLNKSSLKIINRE, from the coding sequence TTGAAATTAAAATACAACAACAAAAGAGGAATGACATTAGTTGAAGTTATAGTAGCTATTGCTCTCATAGGGATAATATCCATATCATTATTACCTATGTTTGTGCTATCTACTAGATCAAATAAGAGAAATGAAGTAAAAATGAATGCAATGAATATAGCATATAGTCAAATGGAATGGATAAAGGGGTTAAAATATGATGATATTGGTTGTAGTCCTAATGGAATAATTGAAGAAAATAAGTATATGAACAAAAGTGAGACAATACAATTAAACGGCATAGAATATACCATAAATACAAATGTAACATGGCAAAAAGCTACATCACTTCTTCAGGGGGAAATAGGAGAGGCTACAAAGAAAGTAGAGGTTACAGTATATTTAAAAAACAACAATGATGAATGTGCTGCACTAGATACATTAATTACATATGAGCATGAAGGAGAGCCTCAAAAACCAGGTAATGTATATGTATATGTATTTATGAAAAACAATGATAATCCAGTACCTGGTTTAAACATAAAACTAGAAAATTCTAATAAAAAAAGACTTACCGATAGGGAAGGACTAGCTACCTTTGGAGATTTGGGAGATGGTGAATATACAATTATTCCAGAAGCAAAAGACGATATAATGTTTGAGCCAACAGAAGTAATAGATAACAATTATTTTACAAGTACAATAGTAAGTATAAAAAAAGATAGCAGAGAAGAAAAATTCTATGGGGAATATCCAGTATTTCTAAATATCAATGAAAATTTTCAAGATATATATATTTGGTTACAGCCAGATGAAAATTCAATAACACCACCTGATAATATACTTCCTGAAGAGATAGATGATTATATGAAAATTACAAAGCCTTTAACTAGTATTAACAATACCAAATTATGGTGGAAATGGGAATATAAATATGAGGTTTATCAACAGAATACTGATAACAAATATTTTTTACTTGATAAAGAATCTAATGAATTATGGGATGGTTCTTTTGAAGAGCCTAGAGATGAAAATAATGTTAAGGTGGTTAATCTTGGCTTGGGTCTAAATCCTGAAACTGAAGTGGAAATATTAAACTTGAATGGGGATAGACAAATTGTTATGGGATTAGAATTTTCAGCACCAGTAAAATTGATAGGTGAACTTCAGTTTAGTATTAATGATGGTCCAATAGAAAATGAATATGAAATCCAGAACATTTATAATGATGGTTATTCTAAAAAAATTATCATTAAATTTAGTGATGAAGCAAATAATCTAATAATAGATGATAATAGTACAATAGAAATTAAAAATCCTGAGGTGTTGGTGGACAAGTACGGTATAAAACTTGCAAAAAGTTTAAATAAATCATCTTTAAAAATTATAAATAGGGAGTAG
- a CDS encoding PulJ/GspJ family protein produces MKRLLRNNKGITLVELLITISLIGVVLLIIYNMFFISTKNYYNISNDVEINREVRIFLVTIQKEISQARKANDLYIDGKKAKGKAGPIFMEDGKFSIYVDLNNDGKPELVQYYLKDGNLVRRQSATTDLAYPYENFKDFTYPKVVLRNLDEGQKLEDIFDNIKFIEKESNNWQEYEETRKSVNLNFMIKNKVYKHYLFTKSKVEFE; encoded by the coding sequence TTGAAAAGACTACTTAGAAACAATAAAGGGATAACCCTTGTAGAATTATTAATTACAATTTCATTGATAGGAGTAGTTTTATTGATTATCTATAATATGTTTTTCATTTCAACAAAGAATTATTATAACATATCTAATGATGTTGAAATAAATAGAGAGGTTCGTATTTTTTTAGTTACTATTCAAAAAGAGATAAGTCAAGCTAGAAAAGCTAATGACTTATATATTGATGGGAAAAAAGCAAAGGGAAAAGCAGGACCAATATTTATGGAAGATGGAAAGTTTAGTATATATGTAGATTTAAACAATGATGGCAAACCAGAATTAGTACAGTATTATTTGAAAGATGGTAATTTAGTTAGAAGACAATCTGCAACTACTGATTTAGCATATCCCTATGAAAACTTTAAAGATTTCACTTATCCTAAAGTAGTATTGAGAAATTTAGATGAAGGACAAAAATTAGAGGATATATTTGATAATATAAAATTCATAGAAAAAGAATCTAATAATTGGCAGGAATATGAAGAAACAAGAAAAAGTGTGAATCTAAATTTTATGATAAAAAATAAAGTTTATAAACATTATCTTTTTACAAAAAGTAAAGTTGAGTTTGAGTAG
- the aroE gene encoding shikimate dehydrogenase produces MNIDWNTDIYCLIGNPVSKSLSPRIHNYIFEFNNKNCIYLAFKVEDRDFKAIINSFKALNIKGFNVTIPYKIKIMDHLDEIEKEARLLGAVNTVKNVNGKLIGYNTDGLGFARSLTEEGIKIEDRNFLILGAGGASHAISTKLAIEGAKKIVILNRTIKKAEVLGKNIKDKFENTQVTWDSLDNVVKYLDSDIVVNCTSAGMYPNEDISPIDSTILNEDTVIYDIIYKPIETKFLKDAKRNKLKTIGGISMLINQAILSQQIWLNDVENYSKNFKKIEGFLDSNVEDIVNKLL; encoded by the coding sequence ATGAATATTGATTGGAATACTGATATCTATTGTCTTATTGGAAATCCAGTAAGTAAAAGTTTATCACCTAGAATTCATAATTATATTTTTGAATTTAATAATAAAAATTGTATTTATTTAGCTTTCAAAGTAGAAGATAGAGATTTTAAAGCTATTATAAATAGCTTTAAAGCACTAAATATTAAAGGATTTAATGTGACAATACCATATAAAATAAAAATAATGGATCATTTAGATGAAATAGAAAAAGAAGCTAGATTATTAGGAGCAGTCAATACTGTAAAAAATGTAAATGGAAAGCTGATAGGCTATAATACTGATGGTTTAGGATTTGCTAGATCATTAACTGAAGAAGGAATAAAAATTGAGGATAGAAATTTTTTAATATTAGGTGCTGGTGGTGCAAGTCATGCTATTTCTACAAAGTTAGCTATAGAAGGAGCAAAAAAAATAGTTATTCTGAATAGAACTATAAAAAAGGCCGAAGTACTAGGCAAAAATATTAAAGATAAATTTGAAAATACACAAGTTACTTGGGATTCTTTAGACAATGTAGTTAAATATCTTGATAGTGATATTGTTGTAAATTGTACTTCAGCTGGGATGTATCCAAATGAAGATATATCTCCCATAGATTCTACAATATTAAATGAAGATACAGTTATTTATGATATTATTTATAAACCTATTGAGACAAAATTTTTAAAAGATGCTAAAAGAAATAAATTAAAGACTATTGGTGGTATTTCAATGCTTATAAATCAAGCTATTTTAAGTCAGCAGATTTGGTTAAATGATGTAGAAAATTATTCAAAAAATTTTAAAAAAATAGAAGGATTTTTAGACAGTAATGTAGAAGATATTGTAAATAAATTATTATAA
- a CDS encoding pilus assembly PilX N-terminal domain-containing protein, translating into MKNNYKNEKGIVLPIVVIVFSIMLILGFSMINTTDNETKLNKRDEESKKALQYAEAGYNAYLWHLNDDVNFYSIDTDKLDEDTRALVNGEDIEFRDGFYKVNAEKPSDTDRYVKITSTGWTKTDPSNKRTVVAKIRKKQFVHQVYVSDSDGSNIWWTTGDECHGPYHTNGTLRVQKNPQFFDTVTYSSGIDDNKIKGDKKYVYKAGDPKEVEKLEFPMNNEDLKEWAAKDNMVFQGRTCIYLDGDKVEIRNGNSEKVMLYSISNDIKNGVIYVEGKEEKSEYRNFYEKFDLNYGNVFISGTLKGRLTIAAKNNIYITASDPTIWDVPSQYTAKGIEYYGTKFNGKKDSTGTGDEEMSALDREKGIYTRYAMRNGETGADGKDMLGLVANNDIMVMHYGWFKYKNENDPNDEPFLYHWKKEYYFFGHRWVKVPYKINVAPENITIHAAVFAVNGGFGFEQYRSGVKKGNITLWGNITQRERKEVGTFDINSGNNRTGYKKRYAHDPRMFYDYPPHILEPTNVGWEVIEWKEININEEVED; encoded by the coding sequence ATGAAAAACAATTATAAAAACGAGAAAGGTATAGTACTTCCTATTGTAGTTATTGTTTTTTCAATTATGCTTATTCTAGGTTTTTCCATGATAAATACAACTGATAATGAAACAAAACTAAATAAAAGAGATGAAGAATCAAAAAAAGCATTACAATATGCTGAAGCAGGATACAATGCATATCTTTGGCATTTAAATGATGATGTGAACTTTTACAGTATTGATACTGATAAATTAGATGAAGATACAAGAGCACTTGTAAATGGAGAAGATATAGAATTTAGAGATGGCTTTTATAAAGTAAATGCTGAAAAGCCATCAGATACAGATAGATATGTGAAAATTACTTCTACTGGTTGGACTAAAACAGATCCATCCAATAAGCGAACTGTGGTTGCTAAAATAAGAAAAAAACAATTTGTCCATCAAGTTTATGTTAGTGATAGTGATGGATCTAATATTTGGTGGACAACAGGAGACGAATGTCATGGACCTTATCATACTAATGGTACCTTAAGGGTTCAAAAAAACCCCCAATTTTTTGATACTGTCACATATTCAAGTGGTATTGACGATAATAAGATAAAAGGTGATAAAAAATATGTATATAAAGCAGGGGATCCTAAAGAAGTTGAAAAATTAGAATTTCCAATGAACAATGAGGATTTAAAAGAGTGGGCTGCAAAAGATAATATGGTTTTTCAAGGGAGAACATGTATATATTTAGATGGGGATAAAGTTGAAATCAGAAATGGTAATTCAGAAAAAGTAATGTTGTATAGTATATCTAATGATATAAAAAATGGTGTTATCTATGTTGAAGGAAAAGAAGAAAAAAGTGAATATAGAAATTTTTATGAAAAGTTTGATTTGAATTATGGCAATGTCTTTATATCTGGTACTTTAAAGGGCAGGTTGACAATAGCTGCAAAAAACAATATATATATTACAGCAAGTGATCCTACAATATGGGATGTACCGAGTCAATACACAGCTAAAGGTATTGAATACTATGGTACCAAATTTAATGGTAAAAAAGATAGTACTGGAACAGGGGATGAAGAAATGTCAGCTTTGGACAGAGAAAAAGGAATTTATACTAGATATGCTATGCGAAATGGGGAAACAGGAGCTGATGGTAAAGATATGTTAGGATTAGTTGCAAACAATGATATTATGGTGATGCATTATGGATGGTTTAAGTATAAAAATGAAAATGATCCTAATGATGAACCTTTTCTTTACCATTGGAAGAAGGAATACTATTTTTTTGGGCACAGATGGGTTAAAGTACCTTACAAAATTAATGTAGCTCCCGAAAACATTACAATACATGCAGCAGTATTTGCAGTTAATGGAGGATTTGGATTTGAGCAATATAGAAGTGGAGTTAAAAAGGGAAATATAACGTTATGGGGAAACATAACACAAAGGGAAAGAAAAGAAGTGGGGACATTTGACATAAATAGTGGAAACAATAGAACTGGTTACAAAAAAAGATATGCTCATGACCCACGAATGTTCTATGATTATCCACCTCACATACTTGAACCAACTAATGTTGGTTGGGAAGTTATAGAGTGGAAAGAAATAAATATAAATGAGGAGGTGGAAGATTAA
- a CDS encoding prepilin peptidase, with amino-acid sequence MSILIFIIGTIIGSFLNVCIYRIPRKKSVVFPSSHCTSCGTPLKWYNLIPIFSYIYQRAKCSYCGEKISLQYPTVELLNGFIYLLLYYSFGLSIDFIFYSIIFSILLVISFIDFKFQIIPDSLNILILIFAIIFKILQYTLYDISPNIFNSILGLIISGGLFLLIAILSKGGMGGGDIKLIGVLGFILGIKFSLLNIFLSFILGAIISIFLLLFKIKGRKDPIPFGPFICIAFMIVTICGENIIFWYLNNI; translated from the coding sequence ATGTCTATACTCATATTCATAATAGGCACAATCATAGGTTCATTTTTAAACGTATGTATATATAGAATACCAAGGAAAAAGTCTGTAGTTTTTCCATCTTCACATTGTACAAGCTGTGGTACTCCTTTAAAGTGGTACAATTTGATACCTATATTTAGTTATATTTATCAAAGGGCAAAATGTAGCTACTGTGGGGAGAAAATCTCCCTACAGTATCCTACTGTTGAATTATTAAATGGTTTCATATATTTATTGCTATATTATTCTTTTGGACTTAGTATAGATTTTATATTTTATTCGATTATTTTCAGTATTTTATTAGTTATAAGTTTCATAGATTTTAAGTTTCAAATCATTCCAGATTCACTTAATATACTCATACTTATTTTTGCTATTATATTTAAAATACTTCAATATACATTGTATGATATATCTCCAAACATTTTCAATAGTATACTAGGACTAATTATTTCAGGTGGACTATTTTTACTCATAGCTATATTATCAAAAGGTGGAATGGGTGGGGGAGATATAAAACTCATTGGTGTACTTGGATTTATTTTAGGTATTAAATTTTCATTATTAAACATATTTTTATCATTCATTCTTGGTGCAATAATATCAATATTTTTATTATTATTCAAAATAAAGGGAAGAAAAGACCCCATCCCCTTTGGACCATTTATATGTATAGCTTTTATGATAGTTACAATATGTGGAGAGAATATTATATTTTGGTATTTAAATAATATTTAG
- a CDS encoding type II secretion system F family protein, with product MIFKYKAVTDTGETLEGTFEGQNTDEVISMLRGNNYLPISVEELNEREVNSGITLGTNVKKKDMAVFCRQFYFMLNAGISIVNCLDILEKQTENKLLKKAIGKSYEDVQKGMTLSEAMKKHKKIFPILLVNMVEAGEVSGNLDIIMDRMAIHYEKENKIENKVKSAFTYPIILIIVSVAVVIFLLTKVMPTFIGMFESSGSALPGPTRYLLNMSERLENYWFIYAIVIPLVIAGIAFYAKSPSGKMLFDSLKIKLPGLKKTNIKIITSRFTRTLSTLLSSGIPLIQSLEVVSRVVGNVIVAKGLERGIEDIKKGVSLSSTIRAIGVFPPMVYSMINVGEESGSLDEILLKTADFYDEEVETSLEKMTTMLEPILIVIMAFIIGFIVIAMAMPMFDMVNTIEM from the coding sequence TTGATTTTTAAATACAAAGCAGTAACTGATACAGGGGAAACTCTAGAGGGAACTTTTGAGGGACAGAATACTGATGAAGTTATATCTATGTTAAGAGGAAATAATTACCTACCTATTTCAGTTGAAGAGCTAAATGAAAGAGAAGTAAACAGTGGAATAACTTTAGGAACGAATGTTAAGAAAAAGGATATGGCAGTGTTTTGTAGACAATTCTATTTTATGCTTAATGCAGGTATAAGTATAGTGAATTGTCTAGATATACTAGAAAAGCAAACAGAAAACAAGCTATTGAAAAAAGCAATAGGAAAATCATATGAAGATGTACAAAAGGGAATGACATTGTCAGAAGCTATGAAAAAACACAAAAAGATTTTTCCTATACTATTAGTTAATATGGTAGAAGCTGGAGAGGTTAGTGGAAATCTTGATATCATAATGGACAGAATGGCAATACATTATGAAAAAGAAAATAAAATTGAGAACAAAGTAAAGTCTGCATTTACATATCCAATAATACTCATCATTGTGTCAGTAGCTGTGGTAATATTTTTATTGACTAAAGTAATGCCTACCTTCATAGGTATGTTTGAAAGTAGTGGATCAGCACTTCCAGGTCCAACTAGATACCTTTTGAATATGAGCGAAAGACTTGAGAATTATTGGTTTATATATGCAATAGTTATACCTTTAGTAATTGCAGGAATTGCATTTTATGCAAAATCACCATCAGGAAAAATGCTTTTTGATTCACTTAAAATCAAATTACCAGGCTTAAAGAAGACCAATATTAAGATAATAACTTCAAGATTTACTAGAACGCTTTCAACATTGTTATCAAGTGGTATACCTCTTATACAATCACTAGAAGTTGTAAGTAGAGTAGTAGGAAATGTAATCGTGGCAAAGGGATTGGAGAGGGGAATTGAGGATATCAAAAAGGGAGTATCCCTTTCAAGTACCATTAGAGCAATAGGAGTATTTCCACCTATGGTATATTCTATGATAAATGTTGGAGAAGAATCCGGTTCTCTTGATGAAATACTTCTAAAAACTGCAGATTTCTATGATGAAGAGGTAGAGACATCATTAGAAAAGATGACTACAATGTTAGAACCAATATTAATAGTAATAATGGCTTTTATTATTGGCTTTATAGTTATAGCTATGGCAATGCCTATGTTTGATATGGTTAATACAATAGAAATGTAG
- a CDS encoding type IV pilus twitching motility protein PilT, translating into MELIDLIRTGTSKNASDIHITVGVPPVFRINGELHEYGEESLRPDDTKKLVEAVLEEKQLIELNEKGEVDTSFSSPGVGRFRVNAYKQRGSYCMALRIIPLRIPTIDELGLPQIVKELARVPRGLILVTGPTGSGKSTTLASIIDLINSERSCHILTLEDPIEYLHSHNKSVVNQREIGIDSINFSNALRAALRQDPDVILVGEMRDLETISIALTAAETGHLVLSTLHTLGASKTIDRVIDVFPPHQQQQIRIQFASVIQGIISQQLLSKSDESGRVAAFEIMVSTPAIRNLIREEKSHQIDTAIQTGRKFGMEAMDNSILELYKKRLISRDTALNQAFNSELMKRYIL; encoded by the coding sequence ATGGAGCTTATTGATTTGATAAGAACAGGTACTAGTAAGAATGCTTCTGATATTCATATAACAGTTGGAGTACCTCCTGTTTTTAGGATAAATGGAGAATTACATGAATATGGAGAAGAAAGTTTAAGACCAGATGATACAAAAAAACTTGTTGAAGCTGTATTAGAAGAAAAACAACTAATAGAATTAAATGAAAAAGGTGAAGTAGACACATCTTTCTCTAGCCCAGGAGTAGGTAGATTTCGTGTCAATGCATATAAACAAAGAGGTAGTTACTGTATGGCACTAAGGATTATTCCACTTAGAATACCCACTATTGATGAGTTAGGATTGCCTCAAATAGTTAAAGAATTAGCAAGAGTACCTCGTGGACTTATACTAGTAACAGGTCCTACAGGAAGTGGTAAGTCTACTACACTAGCTTCTATAATTGATTTGATAAACAGTGAAAGAAGTTGCCATATATTAACTCTAGAAGATCCAATAGAATACCTACATAGTCACAATAAAAGTGTAGTAAATCAAAGAGAAATTGGTATTGATTCAATTAATTTTTCAAATGCACTTAGAGCAGCATTGAGACAGGATCCAGATGTAATATTAGTTGGTGAAATGAGAGATTTGGAAACCATAAGTATAGCTTTAACAGCGGCAGAAACAGGTCATCTAGTATTGTCTACACTCCATACATTAGGAGCATCTAAAACAATAGATAGGGTAATTGATGTTTTCCCTCCCCATCAACAACAGCAGATAAGAATTCAATTTGCTTCAGTTATACAGGGAATAATATCTCAACAATTATTGTCTAAGAGTGATGAAAGTGGGAGAGTTGCAGCTTTTGAAATTATGGTTTCAACTCCTGCAATCAGAAATTTAATTAGAGAAGAAAAAAGCCATCAAATTGACACTGCAATACAAACCGGTAGAAAGTTTGGAATGGAAGCAATGGACAATTCAATATTGGAGTTGTATAAAAAGAGATTGATTTCTAGAGATACAGCTTTAAACCAAGCTTTTAATTCTGAGTTAATGAAGAGATATATCCTATAA